Proteins from one Dysgonomonas sp. HDW5A genomic window:
- the prfA gene encoding peptide chain release factor 1 translates to MNQHSLLDKLEALVIRFEEIGKLITDPNVISDMKRYVKLTKEYRDLEKIVNARKEYIQVLTSISEAKSILDNESDAELREMAKEELEVSNSRLPILEEEIKLLLVPADPQDNKNAIVEIRGGTGGDEAAIFAGDLYRMYQKYSETKGWKTEVTSLTEGTSGGFKEIIFTVSGDNVYGTLKYESGVHRVQRVPATETQGRVHTSASTVAVLPEAEEFDVEIKESDIRVDTFCASGNGGQSVNTTYSAIRMVHIPTGVTVQCQDEKSQLKNRAKALIELRSRIYNMEYQKYMDEIASKRKTMVSTGDRSAKIRTYNYSQGRVTDHRINLTLYNLAAIMDGDIQQIIDQLIIAENTERLKESEL, encoded by the coding sequence ATGAATCAACATTCACTATTAGATAAACTAGAAGCCTTAGTTATACGTTTCGAAGAAATCGGTAAGTTAATTACCGATCCTAATGTTATATCAGATATGAAACGCTATGTGAAGCTGACTAAAGAATACCGTGATCTTGAAAAGATTGTAAATGCAAGAAAAGAATATATTCAAGTACTAACCAGTATATCTGAGGCCAAAAGTATACTTGACAATGAGTCAGATGCCGAATTACGCGAAATGGCTAAGGAGGAATTAGAAGTAAGCAATTCCAGATTACCTATACTTGAAGAAGAGATAAAGCTTTTGCTCGTACCTGCAGATCCTCAAGATAATAAAAATGCAATCGTTGAAATTCGAGGAGGAACAGGTGGAGACGAGGCTGCAATTTTTGCAGGAGACCTTTATCGCATGTATCAGAAATACAGCGAAACAAAGGGCTGGAAAACCGAAGTTACAAGCCTGACAGAAGGAACTTCGGGAGGTTTTAAGGAAATTATATTTACTGTTTCGGGCGACAATGTATATGGTACGCTCAAATACGAATCGGGGGTTCATAGGGTTCAACGAGTTCCGGCAACAGAAACACAAGGTCGTGTACACACCTCTGCATCCACTGTAGCCGTATTACCTGAAGCTGAAGAATTTGATGTGGAAATAAAAGAATCAGACATACGAGTAGATACCTTTTGTGCATCTGGAAATGGAGGACAATCGGTAAATACAACATATTCTGCCATACGTATGGTTCATATTCCGACAGGGGTAACAGTTCAATGTCAGGATGAAAAATCGCAATTAAAAAATAGAGCCAAGGCTTTAATTGAGTTGCGTTCTCGTATATATAATATGGAATACCAAAAGTATATGGATGAGATAGCCTCCAAAAGAAAAACAATGGTTTCGACAGGTGATCGATCTGCAAAGATCAGAACATACAACTATTCTCAAGGACGTGTCACTGATCATAGAATAAATCTGACATTGTATAATCTTGCAGCCATTATGGATGGTGATATCCAGCAGATAATAGATCAATTGATTATTGCTGAGAATACAGAGCGATTAAAAGAAAGCGAATTATAA
- the pyrF gene encoding orotidine-5'-phosphate decarboxylase, which yields MTKQELFENIKKKQSFLCVGLDTDLKKIPEHLLDEEDPIYAFNKAIIDATAPYCVAYKPNTAFYESIGIKGIWALEKTIEYIRTKYPDQFIILDAKRGDIGNTSEMYAKSAFEHLKATAITVAPYMGEDSVSPFLNYPKKWVILLALTSNKGSQDFQLLEDSKGERLFEKVLKKSQQWGTDEQLMYVVGATQGSMFADIRKHAPNHFLLVPGVGAQGGSLEEVVKYGMNKECGLLVNSSRAIIYADKSESFASAATKEAKNIQSEMAKYLQDII from the coding sequence ATGACAAAACAAGAACTTTTCGAAAACATAAAAAAGAAGCAGTCCTTCTTATGTGTAGGACTTGATACAGACTTAAAAAAGATTCCTGAGCACTTATTAGATGAAGAAGATCCAATATATGCATTCAATAAAGCAATTATTGATGCGACAGCTCCTTATTGTGTAGCATATAAACCCAATACTGCTTTTTATGAAAGTATTGGTATAAAAGGGATCTGGGCATTGGAAAAAACAATTGAATATATCCGCACTAAATATCCGGATCAGTTTATTATCCTGGATGCCAAACGTGGAGATATCGGTAATACATCTGAAATGTATGCTAAGTCTGCTTTTGAGCATCTGAAGGCAACTGCCATAACAGTTGCACCTTATATGGGAGAAGATAGTGTTAGCCCTTTCCTCAATTATCCTAAAAAATGGGTTATTTTACTTGCTTTAACTTCAAATAAAGGGTCACAGGATTTCCAACTATTAGAAGATTCAAAAGGTGAAAGGTTATTTGAAAAAGTACTCAAGAAATCACAGCAATGGGGTACTGACGAACAATTAATGTATGTAGTCGGGGCAACTCAAGGATCTATGTTTGCTGATATACGTAAACATGCACCTAATCACTTCCTACTGGTTCCGGGAGTTGGAGCACAAGGTGGTTCTTTAGAGGAGGTTGTTAAGTATGGAATGAATAAAGAATGTGGTTTACTAGTAAACTCATCTCGTGCTATTATATATGCTGACAAAAGCGAGAGTTTTGCATCGGCTGCTACAAAAGAAGCTAAGAACATACAATCAGAAATGGCGAAATATCTACAAGATATTATCTAA
- a CDS encoding cytochrome d ubiquinol oxidase subunit II, with translation MLDYSFLQHYWWFLISLLAGLLVFLLFVQGGQSMLFSLSKTDQHRFLLVNALGRKWEYTFTTLVTFGGAFFASFPLFYSTSFGGAYWVWMLILLCFVIQAVSYEYQSKPGNTWGRTTYQSFLFINGLFGTFLLGAAVATFFTGSDFLVNKGNITIMGGNTVTGLVISQWQNPFHGLEALLNFRNWSLGLAVFFLARTLACLFFINRLADQDLVARSRKFLLYNALPFVVFFLTFVIWTFLSKGFAVDPVTKIVSLVDYKYFINLIEMPVVGIFFLLGVLLVLYGIIRTLIAESYASGIWFSGLGTVITVCTLLLLAGYNNTAYYPSTADLQSSLTIQNSSSSEFTLVAMSYASILVPFVLAYIIYAWGSLEKKKFKGEDLKEDGHVY, from the coding sequence ATGCTTGATTATTCATTTTTACAACACTATTGGTGGTTTCTGATAAGCCTGTTGGCCGGACTTTTAGTATTTTTATTATTTGTTCAAGGAGGTCAATCTATGCTCTTTTCATTATCTAAGACAGATCAACATCGTTTTTTATTAGTGAACGCACTTGGACGTAAATGGGAGTATACCTTTACTACACTAGTAACATTCGGAGGTGCTTTTTTTGCATCGTTTCCTTTGTTCTATTCAACAAGTTTTGGTGGAGCATATTGGGTGTGGATGTTAATATTACTTTGCTTTGTAATTCAGGCCGTATCCTATGAGTATCAATCGAAACCCGGTAATACTTGGGGAAGAACTACTTATCAGTCGTTTCTATTTATAAATGGTTTATTTGGAACTTTTTTATTAGGAGCAGCAGTTGCTACATTTTTTACAGGTTCAGACTTTTTAGTAAATAAAGGCAATATAACAATTATGGGAGGAAATACTGTTACTGGCTTAGTTATCAGTCAATGGCAAAATCCGTTTCATGGTCTTGAAGCTCTTCTTAATTTTAGAAACTGGAGTTTAGGTCTTGCTGTATTCTTCTTGGCGAGAACTCTTGCTTGCTTATTCTTTATAAATAGATTGGCAGATCAGGACTTGGTTGCACGTTCTCGTAAATTCTTATTATACAATGCACTTCCTTTTGTGGTATTCTTTTTGACTTTTGTTATATGGACATTCTTATCAAAAGGTTTTGCAGTAGATCCTGTAACCAAAATTGTCAGCTTGGTAGATTATAAGTATTTCATTAATCTGATAGAAATGCCCGTAGTAGGGATATTCTTCTTGCTGGGTGTATTACTTGTATTATATGGTATAATTCGTACACTAATTGCTGAAAGCTATGCTAGTGGTATTTGGTTTAGTGGTTTGGGCACTGTTATTACTGTATGCACTTTATTATTGCTTGCAGGATATAATAATACAGCTTATTACCCATCGACTGCCGATTTGCAAAGTTCTTTAACCATTCAAAATTCATCATCGAGTGAATTTACTTTGGTAGCGATGTCATATGCTTCTATATTAGTTCCATTTGTTTTGGCATATATAATATATGCATGGGGATCTCTAGAAAAGAAGAAGTTTAAAGGTGAGGATTTGAAAGAAGATGGTCACGTTTATTGA
- a CDS encoding cytochrome ubiquinol oxidase subunit I has translation MELLNASLVDWSRGQFALTAMYHWLFVPLTLGLGVIMAIMETAYVRTGNEQWKKTTKFWMNIFGVNFAIGVATGLILEFQFGTNWSNYSWFVGDIFGAPLAIEGMLAFFMEATFISIMFFGWTRVSKGMHLASTWLVVIGATLSALWILVANAWMQYPIGMEFNPDTVRNEMNDFWAVALSPVAINKFFHTVVSCWILGAAFVAGVSAWYMLKKREHEFSRQSMKVASIFGLVAVLLTAMTGDGSAYQVAQKQPMKLAAMEGLYEGQNGAGLIAVALPNPAKKSYNDGVDPYIFKVEIPHALALLGYRNMDAFVPGIKDIIDGGYTTQTGDVALSFEQKQERGKQAIQALADYRTAKKENNETAAQEYKAKLKENYPYFGYGYLDTPDQLVPNIPMVFWAFHIMVYIGGFFIAFFAILWFFSYKKKLEDTKWLLWLSILSVPLAYICSQAGWIVAEVGRQPWTIQDVLPVQAAISALSANSVITTFIIFAVLFTALLIAEIRIMLNQIKKGPKAD, from the coding sequence ATGGAATTATTGAACGCATCATTAGTTGATTGGTCTAGAGGTCAGTTTGCTCTGACTGCTATGTATCACTGGTTGTTTGTTCCATTAACATTAGGTCTTGGCGTTATAATGGCTATTATGGAAACAGCCTATGTACGTACAGGTAATGAGCAATGGAAGAAAACAACGAAATTTTGGATGAATATTTTCGGAGTAAACTTTGCAATTGGTGTTGCAACGGGTCTTATTCTGGAGTTTCAATTTGGGACAAACTGGTCTAACTATAGTTGGTTTGTCGGAGATATTTTTGGAGCACCTTTAGCAATAGAAGGTATGTTGGCATTCTTTATGGAGGCTACATTTATTTCTATTATGTTTTTTGGTTGGACAAGGGTAAGTAAAGGGATGCACCTAGCTTCGACTTGGTTGGTTGTCATAGGTGCAACATTATCGGCTCTTTGGATTCTTGTCGCTAATGCATGGATGCAATATCCTATAGGAATGGAATTTAATCCGGATACGGTGAGAAATGAAATGAATGATTTCTGGGCTGTAGCATTATCGCCGGTCGCTATCAATAAATTCTTTCACACGGTAGTTTCTTGCTGGATTTTAGGTGCTGCATTTGTTGCAGGAGTATCTGCCTGGTATATGCTTAAAAAGAGAGAACATGAGTTTTCAAGACAAAGTATGAAGGTTGCTTCGATCTTCGGATTAGTTGCAGTATTACTTACGGCAATGACCGGTGATGGATCGGCTTATCAGGTAGCTCAAAAACAGCCTATGAAATTAGCCGCTATGGAAGGTCTTTATGAAGGGCAGAATGGGGCAGGTCTTATTGCTGTAGCATTGCCTAACCCTGCCAAGAAATCATATAACGATGGAGTTGACCCTTATATATTTAAAGTGGAGATTCCACATGCACTGGCTTTATTAGGGTATAGGAATATGGATGCTTTTGTACCCGGAATAAAAGATATTATTGACGGTGGTTATACAACTCAGACTGGTGATGTTGCATTGTCTTTTGAACAGAAGCAGGAACGAGGCAAACAGGCCATACAAGCACTCGCTGATTATAGAACAGCAAAGAAAGAAAACAACGAAACTGCTGCACAAGAATATAAAGCTAAATTGAAGGAAAATTATCCGTACTTTGGTTATGGGTACTTAGATACTCCAGACCAATTGGTTCCTAATATTCCTATGGTATTTTGGGCATTCCACATCATGGTTTATATTGGAGGTTTCTTTATTGCATTTTTTGCTATACTTTGGTTCTTTAGTTATAAAAAGAAACTGGAAGATACTAAATGGCTACTATGGCTTTCAATTCTATCAGTGCCATTGGCGTATATATGTAGTCAGGCAGGATGGATAGTTGCCGAAGTTGGTCGTCAACCTTGGACTATTCAGGATGTATTACCGGTACAAGCTGCCATATCGGCGTTAAGTGCCAATTCGGTAATAACTACCTTTATAATATTCGCTGTGTTGTTTACAGCATTATTAATTGCTGAAATTCGTATCATGTTGAATCAAATTAAAAAAGGACCAAAAGCTGATTAA
- a CDS encoding DUF4492 domain-containing protein yields MKMNKSGQKFNFFTMFRDGFKSMTLGRTLWILVIIKLCIMFLILRPIFFPNFLSSKFQDADSKADYVREELIQRK; encoded by the coding sequence ATGAAAATGAACAAGAGTGGGCAAAAATTTAATTTCTTTACCATGTTTCGAGATGGTTTCAAAAGTATGACTCTAGGTCGTACTCTTTGGATTCTTGTTATAATAAAGTTGTGTATTATGTTTTTGATCTTGCGTCCAATCTTTTTTCCGAATTTTCTTAGTTCTAAATTTCAAGATGCAGATTCAAAGGCTGATTATGTGCGGGAAGAATTGATCCAAAGAAAGTAA
- a CDS encoding DUF3467 domain-containing protein, translating to MKTMNQENQIQIELTEDVAQGTYANLAIITHSSSEFVLDFIRIVPGVPKAKVKSRVILAPEHAKRLMLALSDNISQYERLHGAIDIENPVGDFTPVGGDA from the coding sequence ATGAAAACGATGAATCAAGAAAATCAAATACAAATTGAATTAACAGAAGACGTAGCTCAAGGTACATATGCCAATTTGGCTATAATAACACATTCTTCATCAGAGTTTGTTCTTGATTTTATTAGAATAGTTCCAGGTGTTCCAAAAGCAAAAGTTAAGTCAAGGGTAATTTTAGCTCCAGAACATGCTAAAAGGCTTATGTTGGCATTGAGTGATAATATCAGTCAATACGAGAGACTTCATGGAGCAATTGATATCGAAAATCCGGTAGGAGATTTTACTCCTGTAGGTGGTGATGCTTAA
- a CDS encoding YbaN family protein: MKKYTFITLGTISLILGLCGLFTPGLPTTPFILLTGALYAKSSPRLYKRLEENKLTGKYLKRMETGLSWKARLFSISLMWCMVCITAFLVFDSESKMRYIMLGLGVIGTVAQLIALRKRKPKMELQEIQSVTEKIDNIDPIDGLYK; encoded by the coding sequence ATGAAAAAATATACATTTATCACATTAGGTACTATTAGTTTAATTTTAGGGTTATGCGGCTTGTTTACACCCGGATTACCTACTACACCTTTTATTTTGCTAACCGGAGCTTTGTATGCAAAAAGCTCACCTCGACTATATAAACGGTTGGAAGAAAATAAGCTTACAGGAAAATACCTTAAGCGTATGGAAACAGGATTAAGCTGGAAAGCAAGGCTTTTTTCTATTAGCTTGATGTGGTGTATGGTTTGTATTACAGCCTTTTTGGTCTTCGATTCAGAAAGTAAGATGCGTTATATAATGCTGGGGTTGGGTGTGATAGGTACAGTTGCTCAATTGATTGCTTTAAGAAAAAGAAAACCTAAAATGGAATTGCAAGAAATACAGTCAGTTACAGAAAAAATAGATAATATAGATCCTATTGATGGTTTATATAAATAA
- a CDS encoding peptide MFS transporter, whose translation MTETKLPSNTTVFGHPVGLYLLFFTELWERFSYYGMRGILMLYLTKTAIEGGIGFDESFAGLIYGGFTGLVYFTPLIGGWLADKYLGQRKAITIGGFTMFLGQMVLFLLHSKFGLFSGLLLLIIGNGFFKPNISTLVGGLYKPGDAKRDSAFSIFYMGINVGAFFAPLVVGLLANDWFAVKDLDGKIISHGYSYGFLAAAIGMLIGQLLFNTLSKKYLGELGLKPVGDKKEKEAIEELGQVVEHKTAPLTAQDKQRTIAIFIYFFFAIFFFAGFEQAGSSFTLYTEKFLDRNVGGFMIPTEWFQSINPLFIVLLTPVFAMFWPSKSGQKITTPVKMGSGLMLLGIGFLFMVGASHQRGGDIADTAVKASMWWIVFTYLLHTIGELCLSPVGLSTVTKLAPPKLASLLMGVWLLSSFFGNLLGGWISSITSSLGAGSVYQVLAIGAIICGGALICLNKILLRMMHGVR comes from the coding sequence ATGACTGAAACTAAGTTACCTTCTAATACAACTGTATTCGGACATCCTGTCGGATTGTATCTTCTGTTTTTTACTGAACTATGGGAGCGATTTTCTTATTATGGAATGCGTGGTATATTAATGTTGTACCTAACCAAGACAGCTATAGAAGGAGGTATCGGGTTTGACGAATCTTTCGCTGGATTAATTTATGGCGGTTTTACAGGACTGGTTTATTTTACTCCATTGATAGGAGGGTGGCTTGCCGATAAGTATCTAGGACAAAGAAAGGCGATAACTATCGGTGGTTTTACCATGTTTTTAGGCCAAATGGTCTTGTTTTTGCTTCATTCTAAATTTGGACTTTTTTCGGGTTTGCTTCTATTGATTATAGGTAATGGATTTTTTAAACCCAATATATCTACTTTAGTTGGAGGCTTATATAAACCGGGCGATGCTAAACGAGACTCTGCATTTTCCATTTTCTATATGGGGATCAATGTTGGTGCGTTTTTCGCTCCGCTTGTAGTTGGTCTTTTGGCTAATGATTGGTTTGCAGTAAAAGACTTGGATGGTAAAATTATAAGTCATGGTTATAGTTATGGATTCTTAGCTGCTGCTATAGGTATGCTTATCGGTCAACTTTTATTCAATACATTGTCTAAAAAATATTTAGGAGAATTGGGGTTAAAACCCGTAGGTGATAAAAAGGAAAAAGAAGCTATTGAAGAGCTAGGGCAAGTAGTTGAACACAAAACAGCGCCTCTTACTGCTCAAGATAAACAAAGAACTATTGCTATATTTATTTATTTCTTTTTTGCCATATTCTTTTTTGCAGGCTTTGAGCAAGCGGGTTCTTCGTTTACATTGTATACCGAGAAATTTTTGGATAGAAATGTAGGTGGGTTTATGATTCCTACTGAGTGGTTTCAGTCTATTAATCCTCTTTTCATAGTATTATTGACTCCTGTATTTGCCATGTTCTGGCCTTCAAAAAGTGGACAGAAGATAACTACCCCTGTAAAAATGGGTTCCGGTCTTATGCTTCTTGGTATAGGTTTTCTGTTTATGGTAGGAGCTTCGCATCAAAGAGGGGGAGATATTGCTGATACAGCCGTTAAAGCAAGTATGTGGTGGATTGTCTTTACATATTTATTACATACTATTGGCGAGTTGTGTTTATCTCCGGTAGGGTTGTCAACCGTAACAAAGCTGGCTCCACCTAAATTAGCATCTTTATTGATGGGGGTATGGTTGCTGTCTTCATTTTTCGGAAATCTGCTTGGTGGTTGGATCTCGTCTATAACAAGTTCGCTGGGGGCTGGTTCTGTTTATCAGGTATTGGCCATAGGAGCTATTATTTGTGGAGGAGCATTAATCTGTTTGAATAAAATACTTCTGCGAATGATGCATGGAGTAAGATAA
- a CDS encoding peptide MFS transporter, which produces MKSSEPELGRSELSNNSNSDGKSAELTLEQIQNFEGKYPKQLWYLFTVEMWERFCFYGMRGILTIFMVDQLALHAKEANLKYGAIQAFVYAFTFLGGIFADKILGFKKSLTFGAIMMIVGNLLIAIAPHDFFYIGITLSVVGTGFFKPNISSMVGFLYKDGDARKEAGFSMFYSGINVGAFFGGAICVWLGKGYSWSYAFLAAGAVMVLGLITFTLTKKHLGPIGDSPLKDLAPSKRKLRELYVYIIALLTIPLIYVMIQNTEYTDLFMYTIGPAALLYFFYQLFKTTTKEARKKLLAALILILLSIVFFALFEQAGGSLALFANENLRTSLLFFHIDPNIVNNGANALFVILFSPLLGLLWVWLNKKKIEPNTVVKFGISFLLLAGSYYILYGTRLFADPDGKTSLNIFASAYFVMTLAELCLSPIGLSMITSLSPKHLSGMMMGLWFLASAYGQYLAGIIGAGISNPNENASLMEKLLSYTGGYQQLAIYALIVGIIVLIVSPIVRKLMQEVK; this is translated from the coding sequence ATGAAATCATCTGAACCTGAGCTCGGTCGGTCTGAGCTATCAAACAACTCTAACTCCGATGGAAAATCGGCAGAATTAACCTTAGAGCAAATTCAAAATTTCGAGGGTAAGTATCCTAAACAGTTGTGGTATCTGTTTACAGTTGAGATGTGGGAGCGTTTCTGTTTTTATGGAATGCGTGGAATCCTCACAATTTTCATGGTCGATCAATTGGCACTTCATGCAAAAGAAGCCAACTTGAAATATGGAGCAATACAAGCCTTTGTATATGCTTTTACTTTTTTAGGAGGTATTTTTGCCGATAAGATACTGGGTTTTAAAAAATCTTTGACATTTGGAGCTATAATGATGATCGTGGGTAACTTGCTGATAGCAATAGCACCTCACGATTTTTTTTATATAGGTATTACACTATCTGTTGTAGGAACAGGTTTCTTTAAGCCGAATATATCTTCTATGGTTGGTTTCTTGTATAAAGATGGCGATGCCCGTAAAGAAGCCGGTTTCAGTATGTTTTATTCAGGTATAAATGTAGGAGCATTTTTTGGTGGAGCGATCTGTGTTTGGTTAGGAAAAGGATATTCATGGAGTTATGCCTTTTTGGCTGCAGGAGCTGTGATGGTGTTAGGTTTAATTACCTTTACACTAACCAAAAAGCATCTGGGACCTATTGGTGACAGTCCATTAAAGGATTTAGCACCTAGCAAGCGAAAACTGAGAGAATTATATGTCTATATTATAGCCCTGCTGACGATTCCATTAATTTATGTGATGATTCAGAACACTGAGTATACAGATCTTTTTATGTATACAATCGGTCCGGCAGCTCTACTTTATTTCTTTTATCAATTGTTTAAGACTACAACAAAAGAAGCTCGAAAAAAGCTCTTGGCAGCATTGATTTTAATTCTTCTGTCTATTGTATTTTTCGCACTGTTTGAACAAGCAGGAGGTTCTCTTGCTCTTTTTGCAAACGAGAATCTGAGAACATCACTTCTATTTTTTCATATTGATCCTAATATTGTAAATAATGGGGCAAATGCACTTTTTGTCATTTTATTCAGTCCACTACTAGGTTTATTATGGGTTTGGCTAAATAAGAAAAAAATTGAGCCAAACACTGTCGTTAAATTTGGGATTAGCTTTCTTCTTTTGGCGGGCTCTTATTATATTTTATATGGTACACGTTTATTTGCAGATCCTGATGGGAAAACATCGTTGAATATATTCGCCAGTGCTTATTTTGTTATGACATTGGCTGAGCTATGTTTGTCGCCGATAGGTTTATCTATGATAACCAGTTTATCGCCTAAACATTTATCAGGAATGATGATGGGGTTATGGTTTTTAGCAAGTGCATACGGACAATATCTGGCAGGTATTATAGGTGCAGGTATTTCTAATCCCAATGAGAATGCTTCGTTAATGGAGAAGCTCCTTTCATATACAGGAGGATATCAACAATTAGCTATTTATGCTTTGATTGTAGGTATTATTGTTCTGATTGTCTCTCCGATTGTCAGAAAATTAATGCAAGAAGTAAAATAA